In the genome of Myxococcales bacterium, one region contains:
- a CDS encoding J domain-containing protein, with amino-acid sequence MATLVILSGSGSEPRNWVVDDALILFTPGARFVVSIAEWPAHEAWQAQAKALGVLFETPDRVTETSGSTRLGLAVELLPDALLPNAAHLARAGAHSLKLEVRLEATPEGAHVGMADAEVREVEYLSRARWQAHINLGKEEGDLLPSALAVALAAAGRGVFYHANLDRTVFGANALVMMELLCWYNEHPDNYTLGDFVDEYPVSVIQLVAERVVVLVHERVGVTVDGDALARSLARVSVEQHPDLEGGSPLQRREVWEDIHLRQIRCWLQGKLAGPNAPDGAEWVALMQNIREVLTSLREAPTEPDEIGAASNDDEDDEDDEDDEDDYIPASLKLARELLELERDASPQSVKRAYLRQVKRHRPERDPEGFQRVRAAYDRLRETSDGAPIGLAAPSPTGRDVGALRSRAAAPVASTSPLAPFYERTRKLRRGDPEAITVWRAAIDEVPDSPAARQELYAALVASGHDREAGVAMIEAVRAGFDGFLGLLVTAHRADVPEDLLVRAANDDELLAPVLDAWVQREEWDRAAEVAERDLSRAMRSAEVRLSLEDCIRTQIGLAKEGKNTQATALHDAVARYVEQAPKELRSSGMSAHWLLAAELVHMLPWLQPAIRKAIAIALLEQDVSSVRTELDCLLRKRPKSRRRIARRAPVLAALFGIEAPTAPVGRVEADPVNDEQPESTDDPAPVGLPAPSWAVLAGIAVLATFVFLLLGPKRRDRETPPFRSQGAYPPPAATASGVDPEADAELDPEDDADIEPADADPEHTHPELEKKARKVIARARETRHDSAADDARTIVRAVRNKDCEGARRASHNLLLAMAPASSSYDYRLSNLSMDLIDEAQAICP; translated from the coding sequence GTGGCGACTCTCGTTATCCTCTCCGGCTCTGGTAGCGAGCCAAGGAACTGGGTGGTCGACGACGCGCTGATTCTGTTCACTCCCGGCGCGCGCTTTGTCGTCAGCATCGCCGAGTGGCCGGCGCACGAGGCTTGGCAAGCACAGGCGAAGGCGCTCGGAGTCCTGTTCGAGACTCCGGATCGCGTGACGGAGACTTCCGGCTCGACTCGGCTCGGGCTTGCCGTCGAACTTCTCCCGGACGCATTGCTGCCGAACGCCGCGCACCTGGCGCGGGCGGGCGCGCATTCGCTGAAGCTCGAGGTTCGGCTTGAGGCGACTCCGGAAGGAGCTCACGTCGGGATGGCGGACGCGGAAGTTCGGGAGGTTGAGTACCTGAGCCGTGCTCGCTGGCAAGCTCACATCAACCTTGGCAAAGAGGAGGGCGACCTGCTGCCATCGGCGCTCGCCGTTGCGCTGGCCGCTGCAGGTCGAGGTGTGTTCTACCACGCGAACCTGGACCGTACGGTGTTCGGAGCGAACGCACTCGTGATGATGGAGCTCTTGTGTTGGTACAACGAGCACCCGGATAACTACACGCTCGGCGACTTCGTCGACGAGTATCCAGTCAGCGTCATCCAGCTAGTCGCGGAGCGCGTCGTAGTGCTCGTGCACGAGCGGGTCGGCGTGACGGTCGACGGCGATGCCCTGGCTCGGTCGCTGGCTCGTGTCAGCGTCGAGCAACACCCTGACCTGGAAGGCGGCTCTCCCCTCCAACGGCGCGAAGTCTGGGAAGACATCCATCTGCGGCAGATTCGCTGCTGGCTCCAGGGAAAGCTCGCCGGCCCGAATGCGCCGGATGGCGCCGAGTGGGTCGCGCTCATGCAGAACATTCGCGAGGTGCTCACTTCGCTGCGGGAGGCGCCAACCGAACCAGACGAAATAGGCGCGGCGAGCAATGACGACGAAGACGACGAAGACGACGAAGACGACGAAGACGACTACATCCCTGCGTCGCTGAAGCTCGCCCGGGAGCTGCTCGAGCTCGAGCGCGATGCGTCACCGCAGTCGGTCAAGCGCGCGTACTTGCGGCAGGTCAAACGCCACCGTCCCGAGCGCGATCCGGAGGGATTTCAGCGGGTTCGCGCTGCGTACGACCGACTGCGTGAGACTTCGGATGGAGCCCCGATTGGACTCGCGGCACCCAGCCCGACCGGCCGCGACGTCGGAGCGTTGCGCAGTCGTGCCGCCGCGCCAGTCGCCTCGACCTCTCCGCTCGCCCCGTTTTACGAGCGCACGCGCAAGCTGCGCCGTGGCGATCCCGAGGCCATCACGGTGTGGCGCGCTGCGATCGACGAGGTGCCCGACAGTCCCGCGGCGCGTCAGGAGCTGTACGCCGCGCTGGTCGCCAGCGGACACGATCGCGAAGCTGGCGTGGCAATGATCGAGGCGGTTCGCGCGGGTTTCGACGGGTTTCTTGGTCTTCTGGTGACGGCGCACCGGGCGGATGTGCCCGAAGACCTGCTCGTGCGGGCCGCCAACGACGACGAGCTTCTGGCTCCCGTGCTCGACGCTTGGGTGCAGAGAGAGGAATGGGATCGCGCGGCGGAGGTCGCAGAGCGAGACCTCAGTCGCGCCATGCGCTCTGCGGAGGTCCGTCTCTCGCTGGAGGATTGCATCCGCACACAGATTGGGCTGGCGAAGGAGGGAAAAAATACCCAGGCAACAGCGCTCCACGACGCCGTCGCGCGGTACGTGGAGCAGGCGCCGAAGGAACTTCGGTCGAGCGGCATGAGCGCGCACTGGCTGCTCGCCGCCGAGCTCGTCCACATGCTGCCGTGGTTACAGCCGGCCATACGCAAGGCCATCGCGATCGCGCTCCTCGAACAGGACGTGTCCTCCGTTCGGACGGAGCTGGATTGTTTGCTGCGGAAGCGCCCGAAATCCCGGCGTCGCATCGCGCGGCGGGCGCCGGTGCTCGCGGCCCTCTTCGGCATCGAAGCGCCCACAGCTCCGGTCGGTCGGGTGGAGGCAGACCCCGTGAATGATGAGCAGCCGGAGTCGACGGACGACCCCGCTCCGGTGGGCCTGCCGGCGCCCTCCTGGGCGGTGCTCGCAGGCATCGCAGTGCTGGCAACGTTCGTGTTTCTGTTGTTGGGCCCCAAGCGGAGAGACCGCGAGACTCCTCCATTTCGGAGCCAAGGTGCCTATCCGCCGCCTGCGGCAACAGCGTCCGGGGTCGACCCGGAAGCCGACGCGGAGCTCGACCCGGAAGACGACGCGGACATCGAACCGGCCGACGCCGACCCCGAGCACACCCATCCCGAGCTCGAGAAGAAGGCCCGCAAGGTCATCGCTCGTGCGCGAGAAACCCGGCACGACAGCGCCGCGGATGACGCTAGAACCATCGTGCGTGCCGTCCGCAACAAGGACTGTGAGGGCGCGCGGAGAGCCAGCCACAACCTGCTGCTGGCGATGGCCCCCGCATCCTCGAGCTACGACTATCGACTCTCCAACCTGTCCATGGACCTAATCGACGAGGCCCAAGCCATCTGCCCGTGA
- a CDS encoding ankyrin repeat domain-containing protein produces MLDPWGLFSAAKSGKVAVVRDALARGFDPNTACEHTGTTALLAACEGEQIAVVRLLLESGANPNVQHRDGFDCWDSARSRTVHEALLRSGFSLVLDATTEASGLCARRLLAPREPMSEEWERTLEGADLFVEVARRDFPRSSGNVRVRVSGASTEIELRPEPASHVTLPAGTGNARVTLTLSGFVGELRLRLWANEVISAKPGPRAFWLPSWTDS; encoded by the coding sequence ATGCTCGATCCGTGGGGGCTGTTTAGCGCGGCAAAGTCCGGTAAGGTCGCCGTCGTCCGCGACGCGCTAGCGCGCGGCTTCGATCCGAACACGGCTTGCGAGCACACGGGTACCACCGCGCTCTTGGCTGCGTGCGAGGGTGAGCAAATCGCAGTAGTACGGCTGCTTCTCGAGAGTGGAGCGAACCCAAACGTCCAACATCGGGACGGATTCGACTGCTGGGATAGCGCACGCTCGCGCACCGTTCACGAAGCGCTTCTACGGAGCGGATTCAGCCTCGTACTGGACGCGACGACGGAGGCCAGCGGTCTTTGCGCTCGCCGCCTGCTCGCGCCGCGCGAGCCCATGTCAGAAGAGTGGGAGCGCACGCTCGAAGGAGCGGACCTGTTCGTGGAGGTCGCACGCAGGGACTTTCCACGCTCGTCGGGCAACGTGCGTGTCCGCGTATCGGGCGCAAGCACTGAGATCGAGCTGCGACCGGAGCCGGCAAGCCACGTGACGCTGCCGGCAGGCACTGGCAATGCACGGGTCACGCTCACCCTTTCAGGGTTCGTCGGTGAGCTCCGACTTCGGCTGTGGGCCAACGAGGTCATCTCCGCGAAGCCCGGTCCGAGAGCATTCTGGTTGCCTTCATGGACCGATTCGTAG
- a CDS encoding TetR/AcrR family transcriptional regulator — translation MDRRERYLNAALQRFSQHGFAGTTMDMIVADVGGSKATLYKYFPAKDTLIAGLMDQVAQSVVNVGAVLDDAQPLEQALEQFAHLLLRGVSSERAVTLLRVCLGEYGRFPDLSRVVWTHGPVVTYGRFREFLAARTARGELKVEDTQLAAEHFMAGLVGHVQIKIAMGQAGQLDDAEIARRVRAITELFLARYRVRRTVAE, via the coding sequence ATGGACCGTCGCGAGCGCTACTTGAACGCGGCCCTGCAGCGTTTCTCTCAGCACGGCTTCGCGGGCACGACGATGGACATGATCGTCGCGGATGTCGGCGGCTCCAAGGCGACCCTGTACAAGTACTTCCCCGCCAAGGACACCCTCATCGCTGGCCTCATGGACCAGGTCGCGCAGTCGGTGGTGAACGTCGGAGCCGTTCTCGACGACGCTCAGCCGCTGGAGCAAGCGCTCGAACAGTTCGCGCACTTGCTGCTGCGGGGGGTGAGCAGCGAGCGTGCAGTGACCTTGCTGCGAGTCTGCCTCGGGGAGTACGGCCGATTCCCCGATCTCTCTCGAGTCGTTTGGACCCACGGGCCCGTCGTCACCTATGGGCGATTCCGAGAGTTCCTTGCCGCGCGCACGGCTCGGGGTGAGCTGAAGGTGGAAGACACGCAGCTTGCCGCTGAGCATTTCATGGCCGGTCTCGTCGGCCACGTGCAAATCAAGATCGCGATGGGCCAAGCGGGCCAGCTGGACGACGCCGAGATCGCCCGTCGAGTGCGAGCGATCACAGAGCTGTTTCTGGCTCGGTACCGCGTGCGCCGCACAGTCGCCGAGTGA
- a CDS encoding ABC-F family ATP-binding cassette domain-containing protein: protein MSRAPILKVEDLWLDAPGGRPLIRELRLSMGADRVALVGRNGVGKSTLLEVLSGEELPRQGLVTCNGRRVLVRQNLGSTTALSPGERRKLALEDAFQVRPALLLLDEPTRDLDARSVEWLVERLRTWRGALIVMTHDRRVLRQFRDFFVVAESGCQAFTGTFDELVDELERTDAACTRKYVQNLARLLDKEQHNATVRRRRARKKNVGRIRELRRCPARIRLNGKRSYKQVSQGTRAVLQRERISGLREWAKSARRALSVVLPLEVVIPPLPADSGAPIVTLKGVSAHAHGRCLFEGIGLEIRRERLAVTGPNGSGKTTLLNIIAGARRPDSGQVSAEPARLGFIAQNAENWCSPDSLLERLVTGSEASTIDDAAKLLVSHKFPLALAERPLASLSPGERVRAALICLFQRRPAVELLVLDEPTDDLDLLAISALEATLRAWPGGLLIASHDAEFLRAVRVRHYRRLIA from the coding sequence ATGAGCCGCGCTCCGATCCTGAAGGTCGAGGATCTCTGGCTCGACGCTCCTGGTGGGCGGCCCCTGATCCGCGAGCTCCGCCTGAGCATGGGAGCGGACCGCGTCGCTCTCGTGGGGCGCAACGGCGTGGGCAAGTCGACGCTGCTCGAGGTCCTGTCGGGCGAAGAGCTGCCGCGCCAGGGCCTCGTCACCTGCAATGGCCGGCGAGTCCTGGTCCGACAGAACCTCGGGTCGACAACCGCGCTCAGCCCAGGCGAGCGGCGCAAGCTGGCGCTCGAAGACGCATTCCAGGTCCGACCCGCGCTCTTGCTGCTCGACGAGCCCACTCGCGACCTCGACGCGCGCAGTGTCGAGTGGCTCGTCGAGCGGCTGAGGACGTGGCGCGGAGCGTTGATTGTGATGACCCACGACCGGCGAGTGTTGCGTCAGTTTCGCGATTTCTTCGTCGTCGCCGAGTCCGGCTGCCAGGCCTTCACGGGGACCTTCGACGAGCTGGTCGACGAGCTCGAGCGAACGGACGCCGCTTGCACGCGGAAGTACGTGCAGAATCTCGCGCGGCTGCTGGACAAGGAGCAACACAACGCGACGGTCCGACGTCGGCGCGCGCGCAAGAAGAACGTTGGACGCATCCGCGAGCTCCGGCGCTGCCCGGCGCGCATCCGCCTCAACGGAAAACGCAGCTACAAACAGGTGAGCCAGGGGACCCGCGCGGTCCTGCAACGCGAACGCATCTCCGGACTGCGCGAGTGGGCGAAGTCGGCGCGACGAGCTCTCTCGGTGGTGTTGCCGCTGGAGGTCGTGATTCCGCCGCTTCCGGCGGACAGCGGAGCGCCGATCGTGACGCTGAAGGGCGTCTCGGCTCATGCTCACGGCCGTTGCCTGTTCGAGGGAATCGGCCTTGAAATCCGGCGCGAACGCCTGGCGGTCACCGGTCCAAACGGCTCGGGCAAGACGACCCTCTTGAACATCATCGCGGGGGCGCGACGGCCCGACTCCGGACAGGTCTCAGCCGAGCCGGCGCGGCTCGGATTCATCGCCCAGAACGCTGAGAATTGGTGCTCGCCAGACTCCCTTCTGGAGCGACTGGTCACCGGCTCCGAAGCCTCCACGATCGACGACGCCGCGAAGCTGCTGGTGAGCCACAAGTTCCCGTTGGCCCTGGCCGAGCGTCCACTCGCCTCGCTGAGCCCCGGCGAACGGGTCCGGGCAGCACTGATCTGCCTGTTTCAGCGGCGGCCAGCCGTGGAGCTGCTCGTTCTGGACGAACCCACCGACGATCTGGATCTGCTGGCGATCTCAGCACTCGAAGCCACGCTGCGCGCTTGGCCGGGCGGACTCTTGATCGCGAGTCACGATGCCGAGTTCTTGCGGGCCGTGAGAGTGCGGCACTATCGGCGGCTCATTGCCTAG
- the hflX gene encoding GTPase HflX — translation MKFQSTPIEEHEEAPLADEGRLENLVTHWTEREASVRANGNRCYVVAVRLRGQTTNLAEILGLVEAQGDSIVGQEEHELVKPDPRTLIRSGTANRIGNSARECGANLLVFDAELSPSQARNLEDATGLPVCDREAVILNVFQRHARTTRARIQVELAHLQYLRPRIRGIGLNMDQQAGGMTAARGPGETASELLARRLDGRLAVLRRELERLQHADDGRRKHRARCHRVVLVGYTNAGKTSLMNALTSAELSVRDRPFETLDTTARCLTRHGGDVLLSDTVGFIRRLPERLLESFDSTLAEIREASLLLLVIDAADPEIHVHLQTTRQVLTRLGAEAVPRLLVFNKADLLNRPLDGRTLEQWSDGHPYLALSSHDRDAVSGLRESVLKIARQTRASRSVFVPYEATAATKLIYARCRVTETTPEEAGMRFGIEAEVSTLAELDELIGRVRA, via the coding sequence ATGAAATTTCAATCGACACCCATCGAAGAGCACGAAGAAGCGCCCCTCGCGGACGAAGGGCGGCTGGAGAACCTCGTCACACACTGGACCGAACGCGAAGCGAGCGTGCGCGCCAACGGCAACCGGTGTTACGTCGTGGCGGTCCGGCTACGCGGACAAACCACCAATCTCGCGGAGATCTTGGGCTTGGTCGAGGCCCAGGGCGACAGCATCGTGGGGCAGGAGGAGCACGAGCTCGTCAAGCCCGACCCGCGCACCCTGATCCGGAGCGGCACTGCCAACCGAATCGGAAACTCCGCGCGCGAATGTGGGGCGAACTTGCTGGTGTTCGACGCGGAGCTGAGCCCATCTCAAGCGCGCAACCTGGAGGACGCAACGGGGCTGCCGGTTTGTGATCGCGAGGCGGTGATCCTGAATGTGTTTCAGCGTCATGCCCGAACGACGCGGGCGCGCATCCAGGTGGAGCTTGCTCACCTTCAGTACCTGCGACCCCGCATTCGCGGCATCGGTCTGAACATGGACCAGCAGGCCGGGGGCATGACGGCCGCACGAGGCCCCGGCGAGACCGCATCGGAGCTCTTGGCTCGACGACTCGACGGGCGCCTCGCGGTCCTCCGACGCGAGCTCGAGCGATTGCAACATGCCGATGACGGCCGGCGCAAACACCGCGCCCGATGCCACCGGGTTGTGCTCGTTGGTTACACCAACGCCGGCAAGACCTCGCTGATGAACGCGCTCACCAGCGCGGAGCTGTCAGTCCGAGACCGTCCGTTCGAGACCCTCGACACGACAGCGCGCTGCCTGACGCGCCACGGGGGAGATGTCCTGCTCAGCGACACGGTGGGGTTCATTCGCCGACTGCCCGAGCGGCTCTTGGAGAGCTTCGACTCCACGCTGGCCGAGATCCGCGAAGCCTCGCTGCTGCTCTTGGTCATAGACGCTGCGGATCCCGAGATCCACGTGCACCTGCAGACCACACGGCAGGTGCTGACCAGGCTCGGCGCCGAGGCGGTCCCGCGTCTCCTGGTGTTCAACAAGGCGGATCTACTGAACAGGCCGCTCGACGGGCGCACCCTCGAACAATGGAGCGACGGTCACCCGTACCTGGCGCTGAGCAGCCACGACCGGGACGCGGTCTCGGGGCTCAGAGAGTCCGTGCTGAAGATCGCGCGCCAGACGCGGGCGTCGAGGTCGGTTTTTGTCCCTTACGAAGCGACCGCCGCCACGAAGCTCATCTACGCACGCTGCCGCGTAACCGAGACAACTCCCGAAGAGGCCGGCATGCGCTTCGGGATCGAGGCTGAAGTGAGCACCCTGGCCGAGCTCGACGAGCTGATCGGGAGGGTGCGCGCATGA
- a CDS encoding Hsp70 family protein yields the protein MPEGTYIGIDLGTTYSLVAVVEGGVPRVLTNRLGEVLTPSAVSVTEDGTVLVGAPARARATTHPSRTAMWFKRDMGSDRSYDLGGMKMRPEELSALVLSELRKDAEAALGRTVDEAVVTVPAYFGELQRRATRDACEIAGLHVERIINEPTAAALAYGLQHRDRELRAIVLDLGGGTFDVTVLEIMEGVIEIQASAGDARLGGEDFVDCLTQRLSGRIAREHGLQVAPNTEAHARLREAAEQAKLALSSTDTARIALPELRDAKGNQKSVELELDIAEAEEAWKPVLERLELPILRALRDASAVAADIDEVILVGGATRMPCVVRLASKLLKRLPLRTLPVDEAVALGAAVQAALKAGDVAVEDVVATDVAPFTLGTAVGERLGDSRVDGIYSPIIERGTPLPASRVQTYAMSADGQTSTSVDVYQGEHARCEHNQLLGKYLVKGIPPDLAGKQTIAIRFTYDLNGLLEVDTTIVSTGVTQTLVIERSPGLLSKDEVARARAAFQRLKLHPRDALPNTAALGRAEALYVELTGEARSRLGGCIADFRAALENQEGSIIERRREILKRLCQSLLSR from the coding sequence ATGCCCGAAGGCACGTACATCGGAATCGATTTGGGAACGACCTACTCGCTGGTCGCCGTGGTCGAAGGCGGCGTGCCGCGCGTGCTCACAAACCGCCTCGGCGAGGTTCTCACGCCGAGCGCGGTTTCGGTGACGGAGGACGGTACGGTGCTGGTGGGTGCGCCCGCGCGCGCACGCGCCACGACCCATCCTTCTCGCACGGCGATGTGGTTCAAGCGCGACATGGGCAGCGACCGTAGCTACGACCTGGGCGGAATGAAGATGCGCCCCGAGGAGCTCTCTGCCTTGGTGCTGTCCGAGCTCCGCAAAGACGCCGAAGCGGCGCTCGGTCGGACGGTGGACGAGGCGGTGGTGACGGTGCCGGCGTACTTCGGCGAGCTGCAGCGGCGCGCAACCCGAGATGCGTGTGAAATTGCCGGGCTGCACGTCGAGCGCATCATCAACGAGCCCACCGCAGCAGCGTTGGCTTACGGCCTTCAGCATCGCGACCGAGAGCTGCGCGCCATCGTGCTCGACCTGGGTGGCGGCACTTTCGATGTGACCGTGCTCGAGATCATGGAGGGTGTGATCGAGATTCAGGCGTCCGCCGGGGACGCCCGGCTGGGCGGGGAAGACTTCGTGGACTGTCTGACCCAGCGGTTGAGCGGGCGCATCGCGCGTGAACACGGCCTCCAGGTCGCCCCGAACACCGAAGCTCATGCAAGACTTCGCGAGGCCGCCGAGCAAGCCAAGCTTGCCCTCTCCAGCACCGATACCGCGCGTATCGCCCTGCCCGAGCTCCGCGATGCAAAGGGAAATCAGAAGTCGGTCGAGCTCGAGCTCGACATTGCCGAAGCAGAAGAGGCGTGGAAGCCCGTGCTGGAGCGGCTCGAGCTGCCCATCTTGCGGGCGCTGCGCGATGCCTCTGCCGTTGCCGCAGACATCGACGAGGTCATCCTGGTGGGCGGTGCCACACGCATGCCCTGCGTCGTCCGCCTGGCTTCCAAGCTCCTCAAGCGCCTCCCGCTCCGAACCCTCCCGGTGGACGAAGCGGTGGCCTTGGGAGCTGCCGTGCAGGCCGCACTCAAGGCGGGGGATGTCGCGGTGGAGGACGTCGTGGCGACCGATGTCGCCCCCTTCACGCTGGGCACAGCGGTGGGTGAGCGCCTTGGGGACTCGCGCGTGGACGGCATCTACTCACCGATCATCGAGCGCGGCACACCCCTTCCGGCAAGCCGTGTGCAGACCTACGCGATGTCGGCGGATGGCCAGACTTCGACTTCGGTCGACGTGTACCAAGGGGAGCACGCGCGGTGTGAGCACAACCAACTACTTGGCAAATACCTCGTGAAGGGGATTCCGCCGGACCTCGCCGGAAAGCAGACGATTGCCATCCGTTTCACGTACGACCTGAACGGGCTCCTGGAGGTCGACACCACCATCGTCTCCACCGGAGTCACGCAGACCCTGGTGATCGAGCGCTCGCCCGGCCTGCTCAGCAAGGACGAGGTCGCGCGCGCGCGCGCGGCCTTCCAGCGCCTCAAGCTACATCCGCGCGATGCGCTACCGAACACCGCCGCCCTCGGTCGCGCCGAGGCACTCTATGTCGAGCTCACCGGGGAGGCGCGCAGCCGCCTGGGCGGTTGCATTGCCGATTTTCGCGCCGCGCTCGAGAACCAGGAAGGGTCGATCATCGAGCGCCGTCGGGAGATCCTCAAACGCCTCTGTCAGAGCCTGCTCTCGCGCTGA
- a CDS encoding cupin domain-containing protein, which translates to MTQNALPTQPVIQRGAEVERINYSPSSRFRMVFDGAPGLPDFCEDHAGRGDSAPLHRHPWASWELIISGEVRMVIDGNEYTLGAGDSIYVPPNAAHTYVVLSERAHTVGVNLSDGRFPSLQRQAVPLLQAEGGPDMQKLVMLAKEHSVEVLGPPLKL; encoded by the coding sequence ATGACCCAGAATGCCCTTCCAACCCAGCCGGTGATTCAGCGTGGCGCCGAAGTCGAGCGCATCAACTACTCCCCGAGCAGCCGCTTTCGCATGGTCTTCGATGGCGCGCCGGGGCTGCCGGACTTCTGTGAAGATCACGCCGGCCGTGGCGACAGCGCGCCCTTGCACCGACATCCGTGGGCGTCGTGGGAGCTGATCATCTCGGGCGAGGTGCGGATGGTGATCGACGGTAACGAGTACACGCTCGGCGCTGGCGACTCGATCTACGTTCCACCGAACGCAGCGCACACCTACGTGGTGCTCAGCGAGCGCGCCCACACGGTCGGAGTCAACTTGTCGGATGGGCGTTTTCCCTCGCTGCAGCGCCAAGCAGTACCGCTCTTGCAGGCCGAGGGCGGACCCGACATGCAGAAGCTGGTCATGCTCGCGAAGGAGCACTCAGTCGAGGTGCTCGGCCCGCCGCTCAAGCTCTAG